The following proteins are co-located in the Rheinheimera salexigens genome:
- a CDS encoding NADH:ubiquinone reductase (Na(+)-transporting) subunit B translates to MSLKHFLERIEPSFEKGGKYERWYALYEALATVLYTPGHVTRNATHVRDSIDLKRIMIFVWLALFPALFFGMYNVGHQAVIALQAGFGAPDTWQVSLFAMLGGELTLDSGWGSKMWYGAVWFLPIYAVTFFVGGFWEVLFATVRRHEINEGFFVSSILFALILPATIPLWQVALGITFGIVVAKEVFGGTGRNFLNPALAGRAFLFFAYPAAISGDAVWTVADGYSGATWLSEAASGNLNYSDNMQLWWDAFYGFIPGSVGETSVLALLIGGFALIYFRIASWRIVAGVMIGMVAASFLFNSIGSETNAMFAMPWHWHLVLGGFAIGMFFMATDPVSASFTNQAKWGYGILIGLMVVMIRVVNPAYPEGMMLAILFANLFAPLFDFFVAQANIKRRLARNV, encoded by the coding sequence ATGAGTTTAAAGCATTTTTTAGAGCGTATTGAGCCGTCCTTTGAAAAAGGCGGTAAATATGAAAGATGGTATGCATTATATGAAGCATTAGCGACAGTATTGTATACACCAGGTCATGTAACCCGTAATGCGACTCACGTTCGTGACAGTATCGATTTAAAGCGGATAATGATCTTTGTTTGGTTAGCGTTATTTCCAGCTTTGTTTTTTGGTATGTATAACGTTGGTCATCAAGCTGTAATTGCATTACAAGCTGGTTTTGGCGCGCCAGACACTTGGCAGGTAAGTTTATTTGCCATGCTGGGTGGTGAGCTGACACTTGACTCCGGTTGGGGCAGCAAGATGTGGTATGGCGCAGTTTGGTTTTTACCAATCTATGCGGTGACCTTTTTTGTCGGTGGTTTTTGGGAAGTTTTATTCGCAACTGTGCGTAGGCATGAAATCAACGAAGGCTTCTTTGTTAGCTCAATTTTGTTTGCGTTAATATTACCGGCAACTATTCCTTTATGGCAGGTAGCGTTAGGTATTACCTTCGGTATCGTAGTGGCAAAAGAAGTGTTTGGCGGAACGGGTCGTAACTTCTTAAACCCTGCATTAGCCGGCCGTGCTTTCTTATTCTTTGCTTACCCTGCTGCTATTTCAGGTGATGCGGTATGGACAGTTGCCGATGGTTACTCAGGTGCAACTTGGTTAAGTGAAGCTGCTTCAGGTAACTTAAACTATAGTGATAATATGCAATTGTGGTGGGATGCATTCTACGGCTTTATTCCAGGCTCAGTAGGTGAAACCTCTGTATTAGCGCTATTGATCGGTGGTTTTGCTCTTATCTATTTCCGTATTGCCTCTTGGCGTATTGTTGCGGGCGTAATGATTGGTATGGTGGCAGCATCGTTCCTATTTAATTCTATAGGCTCTGAAACGAACGCTATGTTTGCTATGCCTTGGCATTGGCATTTAGTGTTAGGTGGCTTCGCTATCGGTATGTTCTTTATGGCAACTGATCCAGTGTCGGCATCTTTTACTAATCAAGCAAAATGGGGTTACGGTATATTAATTGGTTTAATGGTGGTAATGATTCGTGTTGTTAACCCTGCCTATCCAGAAGGTATGATGTTAGCGATATTATTTGCCAACTTATTTGCGCCATTATTTGATTTCTTCGTGGCTCAGGCCAACATTAAACGGAGGCTGGCACGCAATGTCTAG
- a CDS encoding Na(+)-translocating NADH-quinone reductase subunit C: MSSNNDSISKTLIVVISLCLVCAVIVSTAAVQLRPLQTANKLLDSQKNVLAVTGLLTGSNVSELYSSHIEERFVDMDTGDLVEKPENYDYRKAMKAPETSVSLTAAEDFASIKRRANIAPVYFAYENGIESGELTSIVLPIHGYGLWSTMHAFLALSSDGTTIQGLTYYEQGETAGLGGEVQNPKWVAQFEGKKLLDKSGEPAIKVVKPGNASADSAFEVDGLSGATLTSNGVQYTFDFWAGAKGFAPFLAKVRDGALNNG, from the coding sequence ATGTCTAGTAATAACGATAGCATCAGTAAAACGCTGATAGTAGTCATCTCTTTATGTTTAGTCTGTGCGGTTATCGTATCAACTGCAGCGGTACAATTACGGCCGCTGCAAACAGCGAATAAACTGTTAGACTCGCAGAAAAACGTTCTGGCAGTAACTGGTTTGTTAACTGGTAGCAATGTGTCTGAGCTTTACAGCAGTCATATTGAAGAGCGCTTTGTTGATATGGATACTGGTGATTTAGTTGAAAAACCTGAAAACTATGATTATCGCAAAGCGATGAAAGCACCTGAAACCAGCGTAAGTTTAACAGCTGCAGAAGATTTCGCTTCTATTAAACGCCGCGCTAACATTGCGCCTGTCTACTTTGCTTATGAAAATGGCATCGAGTCTGGTGAGTTAACCTCCATTGTGTTACCTATCCATGGTTATGGTTTATGGTCAACTATGCATGCTTTTTTAGCATTAAGCAGTGATGGCACGACGATTCAAGGCTTAACTTATTACGAGCAGGGTGAAACGGCTGGTTTGGGTGGTGAAGTACAAAATCCAAAATGGGTGGCTCAATTTGAAGGTAAGAAATTACTGGACAAATCTGGTGAACCGGCAATTAAAGTAGTGAAACCGGGCAATGCTAGTGCCGATTCTGCTTTTGAAGTAGATGGATTATCTGGTGCTACTTTAACCAGTAATGGTGTGCAGTATACTTTCGATTTCTGGGCCGGTGCTAAGGGCTTTGCCCCATTCCTGGCTAAAGTTCGTGACGGAGCATTAAATAATGGCTAA
- a CDS encoding NADH:ubiquinone reductase (Na(+)-transporting) subunit D yields MANAKEIKTVLFGPIFANNPIALQVLGICSALAVTTQMDKALVMCIALTLVTAFSNFFISLIRNHIPSSVRIIVQMTIIASLVILVDQLLKAYAYEVSKELSVFVGLIITNCIVMGRAEAFAMKRAPGISFLDGIGNGLGYSLVLMLVAFIRELGGSGTVFGVEIMPLVKDGGWYQPMGLLLMPPSAFIIIAAFIWVLRAFRTEQVEKA; encoded by the coding sequence ATGGCTAATGCAAAAGAAATTAAAACGGTCCTGTTTGGTCCTATTTTTGCTAACAACCCGATAGCGTTACAAGTATTGGGTATTTGTTCGGCATTAGCGGTGACCACGCAGATGGATAAAGCCTTAGTAATGTGTATTGCACTTACTTTAGTAACGGCTTTTTCTAACTTCTTTATTTCATTAATTCGTAACCATATACCATCTAGCGTACGTATTATCGTGCAGATGACCATTATTGCGTCTTTAGTTATCTTGGTCGATCAGTTGTTAAAAGCGTATGCCTACGAAGTCTCTAAAGAGCTTTCGGTATTTGTTGGTTTAATTATTACTAACTGTATCGTTATGGGTCGCGCTGAAGCTTTTGCAATGAAACGTGCGCCTGGTATTAGCTTTTTAGATGGTATTGGTAACGGTTTAGGTTATAGCTTAGTGCTTATGCTGGTAGCCTTTATTCGCGAATTAGGTGGTTCAGGTACTGTATTTGGTGTCGAAATAATGCCGCTAGTGAAAGATGGCGGTTGGTATCAGCCAATGGGTTTACTGTTAATGCCACCAAGTGCGTTTATCATTATAGCCGCATTTATATGGGTGCTACGCGCTTTCCGTACTGAGCAAGTAGAGAAGGCATAA
- the nqrE gene encoding NADH:ubiquinone reductase (Na(+)-transporting) subunit E, protein MEHYISLFVRAVFIENLALTFFLGMCTFIAVSKKITTSFGLGVAVTVVLGISVPVNNLVYQNLLAPGALGWAGFPEADLSFLGFLTYIGVIAALVQILEMILDKFFPALYNALGIFLPLITVNCAIFGGVAFMVERDYNFSESVVFGIGSGIGWALAITLLAAVREKLKYADIPEGLRGLGSTFLIVGLMGLGFMSFSGVSL, encoded by the coding sequence ATGGAACATTATATTAGTTTGTTTGTTCGCGCGGTGTTTATAGAAAACTTAGCGCTAACGTTTTTCCTCGGTATGTGTACTTTTATTGCCGTATCGAAAAAAATCACCACCTCTTTTGGTTTAGGTGTAGCCGTAACTGTAGTACTGGGTATTTCAGTACCGGTTAATAACTTGGTTTACCAAAATTTATTAGCGCCTGGCGCACTGGGTTGGGCAGGATTTCCAGAGGCTGATTTAAGCTTCTTAGGCTTCTTAACCTACATTGGTGTTATTGCTGCTTTAGTACAGATTCTTGAGATGATTTTAGATAAGTTTTTCCCAGCGTTATATAACGCTTTGGGTATTTTCTTACCTTTAATCACCGTAAACTGTGCCATTTTTGGTGGTGTCGCCTTTATGGTAGAGCGTGACTATAACTTTAGTGAAAGTGTGGTGTTTGGTATTGGTAGTGGTATTGGCTGGGCATTAGCGATTACCTTACTGGCCGCAGTACGCGAAAAGTTAAAGTATGCAGATATTCCGGAAGGTTTGCGCGGTTTAGGCTCAACTTTCTTAATTGTTGGTTTAATGGGATTAGGCTTTATGTCTTTCTCAGGTGTTTCTCTGTAA
- the nqrF gene encoding NADH:ubiquinone reductase (Na(+)-transporting) subunit F has product MENVDIFLGVGMFTLVVLALVIIILAAKSKLVATGDVTISINDDPGKAIKTQAGGKLLGALADKGIFLSSACGGGGTCGQCKVHVKSGGGEILPTELGHISKGEAREGCRLSCQVNVKSDMEIEVEDEVFGIKKWDCEVISNDNKATFIKELILKIPDGEVVPFRAGGYIQIEAPAHHIKYKDFDIPQEFRGDWERFNFFSLESKVDEETIRAYSMANYPEEKGIIMLNVRVATPPPNNLTLPCGKMSSYIWSLKEGDKVTISGPFGEFFAKQTEAEMVFIGGGAGMAPMRSHIFDQMRRLKTQRKVSFWYGARSKREMFYTEDFDMLAAENENFEWHVALSDPQPEDDWTGYTGFIHNVIYENYLKNHKAPEDCEFYMCGPPMMNKAVISMLQDLGVEDENIMLDDFGG; this is encoded by the coding sequence ATGGAAAATGTAGACATATTTCTTGGCGTTGGCATGTTTACCCTGGTGGTGCTGGCGTTAGTAATTATTATTTTAGCGGCTAAATCAAAATTGGTTGCCACGGGTGATGTTACTATCAGTATTAATGATGATCCAGGCAAAGCTATCAAAACCCAAGCCGGTGGTAAACTACTAGGCGCTTTAGCTGATAAAGGTATTTTCTTATCTTCAGCTTGTGGTGGTGGTGGTACTTGTGGTCAGTGTAAGGTGCATGTTAAATCTGGTGGTGGCGAAATTCTACCAACAGAATTAGGTCATATTTCTAAAGGTGAAGCGCGCGAAGGTTGCCGTTTATCTTGTCAGGTTAATGTTAAATCTGATATGGAAATTGAAGTTGAAGATGAAGTCTTTGGTATTAAAAAATGGGATTGCGAAGTTATCTCTAATGATAACAAAGCAACCTTTATCAAAGAATTAATTTTGAAAATACCAGATGGCGAAGTAGTACCTTTCCGTGCCGGTGGTTATATTCAAATTGAAGCACCTGCGCACCATATCAAATATAAAGATTTTGATATTCCACAGGAGTTCCGTGGTGACTGGGAGCGTTTTAACTTCTTTAGTTTAGAGTCAAAAGTAGACGAAGAAACAATTCGTGCTTACTCAATGGCAAACTATCCAGAAGAAAAAGGCATTATTATGCTGAACGTGCGTGTTGCTACGCCGCCACCAAATAATTTGACCTTACCTTGCGGTAAAATGTCATCTTATATTTGGAGCTTGAAAGAAGGTGATAAAGTCACGATTTCTGGCCCATTTGGTGAATTCTTCGCTAAGCAAACTGAAGCTGAAATGGTCTTTATTGGTGGTGGTGCAGGTATGGCCCCAATGCGTTCGCATATTTTCGATCAAATGCGTCGTTTAAAGACTCAGCGTAAAGTTAGCTTCTGGTATGGTGCGCGATCTAAGCGTGAAATGTTCTATACCGAAGATTTCGATATGCTTGCTGCGGAAAATGAAAACTTTGAATGGCATGTGGCGTTATCTGATCCACAGCCTGAAGATGATTGGACTGGCTATACTGGTTTTATTCATAATGTAATTTATGAAAACTACCTTAAAAACCACAAAGCTCCGGAAGACTGTGAGTTCTATATGTGTGGTCCGCCAATGATGAACAAAGCGGTTATTAGCATGCTGCAAGATCTTGGTGTAGAAGATGAAAACATTATGTTAGATGACTTTGGTGGCTAA
- a CDS encoding FAD:protein FMN transferase, with protein MQLVAHYKLWLAALALAILVSCSPAQKTTDIQMFSGNTMGTYYVVKFIHDVEIDHVKLQQQVDADLELVNDLMSTYRPQSELMRFNAYKGSEPFVLSEPTRTVITEAIRIGKQTNGVLDVTVGPLVELWGFGAQGRIEQAPEQSQIDAVQPYIGIEKLTLTALGLTKSTPNLAVDLSTIAKGYGVDRVADILEQAGIQNYLVEIGGEMRIKGAKPEQPWRIAIEKPETAERSVQRVIAPGDMGVATSGDYRNYFEQDGVRFSHLINPHTGRPIQNRIVSTTVFHPSCMTADGYATALNIMDDEQEALDFANKHQIAALLVVKTDDGYIELVSEMFKPYITEQ; from the coding sequence ATGCAATTAGTAGCTCATTATAAACTTTGGCTAGCGGCTTTGGCGCTGGCCATTTTAGTTTCATGTAGCCCAGCACAAAAAACAACTGACATACAAATGTTTAGCGGCAACACCATGGGAACTTACTATGTAGTTAAGTTTATCCATGATGTTGAAATTGATCATGTTAAGTTACAGCAGCAAGTCGATGCAGACTTAGAGTTAGTAAATGATTTAATGTCTACCTATAGACCGCAATCGGAACTGATGCGTTTTAATGCTTATAAGGGTAGCGAACCTTTTGTATTAAGCGAACCCACCCGTACTGTGATTACAGAAGCTATCCGTATTGGTAAGCAAACTAATGGTGTGTTAGATGTTACGGTAGGACCTTTAGTTGAACTGTGGGGCTTTGGCGCCCAAGGTCGCATTGAGCAAGCACCTGAACAAAGCCAAATTGATGCTGTCCAACCTTATATAGGTATCGAAAAACTTACGTTAACCGCGCTAGGGTTAACTAAGTCTACTCCTAATTTAGCCGTGGACTTATCCACTATTGCTAAGGGCTATGGCGTAGATAGAGTGGCTGATATTTTAGAACAAGCCGGTATCCAGAATTACTTAGTCGAAATTGGCGGTGAGATGCGTATTAAAGGCGCGAAACCTGAGCAGCCATGGCGTATAGCAATTGAGAAACCTGAAACAGCAGAGCGCTCTGTTCAGCGCGTAATTGCCCCAGGTGATATGGGTGTGGCGACATCAGGTGATTATCGTAATTACTTTGAGCAAGATGGTGTTAGATTTTCCCATTTAATTAATCCGCACACCGGACGGCCGATACAAAATAGAATTGTTTCTACAACCGTTTTTCATCCGTCATGTATGACAGCGGATGGTTATGCAACAGCCTTAAATATTATGGATGATGAGCAAGAAGCACTGGATTTTGCTAACAAACATCAGATAGCGGCTTTATTGGTTGTAAAAACCGATGATGGCTATATTGAGTTAGTGTCTGAAATGTTTAAACCCTATATTACTGAGCAGTAA
- the nqrM gene encoding (Na+)-NQR maturation NqrM: MSIFLLTFALFLLVVVAMALGYLVQRKTIAGSCGGLGALGIEKACDCDKPCESRLRRLEKEKFWQDNKII; this comes from the coding sequence ATGAGCATATTTTTATTAACGTTTGCATTGTTTTTATTAGTGGTAGTGGCAATGGCCCTAGGTTATTTAGTGCAGCGTAAAACCATTGCCGGTAGTTGTGGCGGTTTAGGCGCTTTGGGTATCGAGAAAGCCTGTGATTGTGATAAACCTTGCGAAAGTAGACTACGCCGGTTAGAAAAAGAAAAATTCTGGCAAGATAATAAAATTATTTAA
- a CDS encoding hybrid sensor histidine kinase/response regulator, which yields MRLRQTLVVYMLPLLLLPVIGFGYLAYYFQQQQIDKQTLFQAQQALNKQADHLDRFFQHYLVQLGMLAQSASLHQYLSQPTATNQSYLSSRLQDFANADRSISSVKVLHLNGDYAVQVPQQPDVSNIPNRFRNRYFSSLQAQVDEAGFFLARENTNQQLQLYFAQKIYSVSVTDSRQLWGYLVVVVEPSRLQQEINYQHTPNSRTLLINKSATIIYAANTANIGSVIAPADFRRIQSSIEQQQFERATLFAQPRVVLGQNLTANYQLLLSLDETDLYPAPLLSWLIIGLILIVCIMIPLCVYFLLIRNVLAPIRQLTAAKTAVGRGDFSILLEVNKHDELGDMFAAFNVMVRQLRVYRERERAYKQQLEDKVLRRTQDLERANDDLAAVNQELILARETAEQANKLKSVFLANMSHEIRTPLTAIIGFSEQAVQENEGIKRENYLQRVLKSSEHLLSLINDILDLSKIEAEKLELAPEYFNCLALIDDVYQQTQAQADAIGLQCRLEWQYPLPQIIYNDALRFRQVLLNLTSNAIKFTTKGKVIIHVSFDVVSQQLIIKVKDTGIGMTAVELSRIFKPFVQADATVTRHFGGSGLGLCISKKLMQQMDGDIFVDSVKGIGSCFEMRFNCQQQTLDLIDQYHRDLKVSVPAIVEVDPNMHKLHILVAEDNQDNQLLLSLMLDKAHATYVIVENGHLAVERALAESFDIIFMDMQMPVMGGEEATRLIRYAGIDTAIIAVTANIMTDDIEHYKQSGCQAVLAKPIILAELTAILSRYGERSDRAMLSLDLQLEQDPQMKALKQHFTAQLPILFAEFEQLFAAQTWDKLSFAAHSLKGSAGSMGYPELTAFSDKLELAAQQQHSAEVAALLEQMQLIIEKAQQD from the coding sequence ATGAGGTTACGTCAAACACTCGTTGTGTATATGTTACCGTTACTGCTTCTGCCCGTTATCGGTTTCGGTTATTTAGCCTATTATTTTCAACAACAGCAGATTGATAAACAAACTTTATTTCAAGCCCAGCAAGCATTAAATAAGCAAGCCGATCATTTAGACCGTTTCTTCCAGCATTACTTAGTCCAGTTAGGTATGTTGGCGCAGAGCGCGAGTTTACACCAATATTTATCCCAGCCAACTGCGACAAATCAGTCTTATTTAAGTTCACGATTGCAAGATTTCGCGAATGCCGATCGCAGTATCAGCTCGGTAAAAGTGTTACATCTTAATGGCGATTATGCCGTTCAGGTGCCGCAGCAACCGGATGTCTCCAATATACCCAATCGATTTCGTAACCGCTATTTTTCTTCATTACAAGCTCAAGTCGATGAAGCCGGCTTTTTTCTGGCCAGAGAAAACACTAATCAGCAATTGCAGCTATATTTCGCTCAAAAAATCTATTCGGTATCAGTTACTGACTCTCGGCAATTATGGGGCTATTTAGTGGTCGTCGTTGAGCCAAGTAGGCTACAACAAGAAATTAACTATCAGCATACTCCAAATAGTCGCACTTTATTAATTAATAAATCTGCGACTATTATTTATGCAGCTAATACGGCAAATATAGGCAGTGTTATTGCTCCTGCTGATTTTCGTCGGATCCAAAGTAGTATCGAGCAGCAACAATTTGAGCGTGCGACCTTATTTGCTCAGCCACGAGTAGTGCTTGGCCAAAATTTAACGGCCAATTATCAATTATTATTAAGTTTAGATGAAACTGATTTATATCCAGCACCCTTATTGTCATGGTTGATTATCGGTTTAATTTTAATTGTCTGCATTATGATCCCGCTTTGTGTGTACTTTTTACTCATTCGTAACGTGCTTGCGCCTATTCGGCAATTAACCGCTGCTAAAACGGCGGTAGGCCGCGGTGATTTCTCTATTTTATTAGAAGTGAATAAACATGATGAATTAGGCGATATGTTTGCGGCATTTAACGTTATGGTGCGTCAATTACGGGTTTATCGCGAACGTGAGCGTGCCTACAAGCAGCAATTAGAAGATAAGGTATTAAGACGAACTCAAGATTTAGAACGGGCTAATGATGATTTGGCTGCGGTTAACCAAGAGTTAATTTTAGCTCGCGAAACAGCCGAGCAAGCGAATAAATTAAAAAGTGTATTTTTAGCTAATATGAGCCATGAAATCCGCACCCCCCTTACCGCTATTATCGGCTTTTCAGAGCAAGCAGTGCAAGAAAACGAAGGCATTAAAAGAGAAAATTACTTACAGCGGGTACTAAAAAGTAGTGAACATTTATTAAGTTTAATTAATGATATTTTAGACTTATCTAAAATAGAAGCTGAAAAGCTTGAATTAGCCCCTGAATATTTTAATTGCTTAGCTTTAATAGATGATGTGTATCAACAGACCCAAGCCCAAGCCGACGCTATTGGTTTACAGTGCAGGTTAGAGTGGCAGTATCCTCTACCACAAATTATCTATAATGATGCGTTACGTTTTAGGCAGGTGTTACTAAATTTAACTAGCAATGCCATTAAGTTTACTACTAAAGGTAAGGTGATTATTCACGTCAGTTTTGATGTTGTTAGCCAACAATTAATTATTAAAGTAAAAGATACCGGTATTGGTATGACGGCAGTTGAGTTAAGCCGTATCTTTAAGCCTTTTGTACAAGCTGATGCCACAGTTACCCGTCATTTTGGTGGTTCTGGATTAGGTTTGTGTATTTCTAAAAAGCTGATGCAACAGATGGATGGTGATATCTTTGTCGACAGTGTTAAAGGCATAGGCAGTTGTTTTGAAATGCGTTTTAACTGCCAACAACAAACTTTAGACCTGATCGATCAATATCATCGCGACCTTAAAGTAAGCGTACCTGCCATTGTTGAGGTGGACCCTAACATGCATAAACTGCATATTTTAGTGGCTGAAGATAACCAAGATAACCAATTATTACTGTCGTTAATGTTAGATAAAGCCCATGCAACTTATGTCATAGTTGAAAATGGCCATTTAGCAGTTGAACGGGCGCTAGCAGAGTCGTTTGATATTATATTTATGGATATGCAAATGCCAGTGATGGGTGGTGAAGAAGCCACTCGCCTAATCCGTTATGCCGGTATTGATACTGCGATAATTGCTGTTACTGCCAATATCATGACAGATGATATTGAACATTATAAACAATCAGGCTGCCAAGCCGTATTAGCTAAGCCGATTATTTTAGCGGAATTAACGGCCATCTTGTCGAGGTATGGCGAGCGATCTGACCGAGCAATGTTAAGTTTGGACTTACAATTAGAACAAGATCCGCAAATGAAAGCGTTAAAGCAACACTTTACGGCACAATTACCAATATTATTTGCTGAGTTTGAACAACTTTTTGCAGCCCAAACTTGGGACAAATTAAGTTTTGCGGCGCATAGTTTAAAAGGTAGTGCGGGAAGTATGGGCTATCCAGAATTAACCGCATTTTCAGATAAGCTAGAGCTAGCTGCGCAGCAACAACATTCAGCAGAAGTAGCAGCACTCTTAGAACAGATGCAGCTGATTATAGAAAAAGCTCAGCAAGATTAA
- a CDS encoding HIT domain-containing protein — MNDEFTLDPRLANDSIYITDLALCQIRLNNDSRYPWFILIPKLNNISEIIDLSPQQQQQLWQESAALSFWLKKHYKHAKLNVAALGNVVAQLHIHHIVRFVHDDAWPAPVWGKFPAIGYTEEAKTTLKHQFLQTFLFP, encoded by the coding sequence ATGAACGATGAGTTTACACTTGATCCTAGATTAGCAAACGACAGCATTTATATAACTGATTTAGCGCTATGTCAGATTCGACTTAACAACGATAGTCGCTACCCTTGGTTTATATTAATTCCTAAGTTGAATAATATTAGTGAGATAATAGATTTATCCCCCCAGCAGCAGCAACAATTATGGCAAGAAAGCGCAGCTTTAAGTTTTTGGTTAAAAAAACATTACAAACATGCTAAGTTAAATGTTGCGGCACTGGGTAATGTGGTTGCACAATTACATATACATCATATAGTACGTTTTGTGCATGATGATGCTTGGCCTGCACCGGTATGGGGTAAATTTCCTGCTATCGGCTATACTGAAGAGGCGAAAACAACACTTAAGCATCAGTTTTTACAAACGTTTTTATTTCCCTGA
- a CDS encoding HDOD domain-containing protein has translation MSAQQQLLQIIEQKLAQDNLILPTLPEVALKVRQQTDAPNVSLNALADIISNDTALAARVIKLANSAFIGRSIKVSSLNQAVTRIGLSQIRNIVIAMALEQIFTSSHQALQQQLTWQWQRNVQITSIAVACLAFYNSQHGHNNLSLDVLTLVGLVHNIGALALINEAEQFQDILGEPRFLQHVSRKLAPKVSEKILSSWQFEEQFIYVVKHWGFIKPEAEQAGYTDFIRLAMIAKDQYEDKALQQRLLDYYVAQKLVPSDKFMQQPEINTVYQNIRAVFI, from the coding sequence ATGTCAGCACAGCAACAGCTGCTTCAGATCATTGAGCAAAAGTTAGCCCAAGATAACCTGATATTACCGACTTTGCCTGAAGTGGCTTTAAAAGTGCGGCAGCAAACTGATGCGCCAAATGTTAGCTTAAACGCGTTAGCCGATATTATAAGTAATGACACGGCGTTGGCAGCGCGCGTGATTAAGTTGGCAAATAGTGCCTTTATAGGCCGTTCCATTAAAGTATCTTCACTTAACCAAGCGGTAACCCGAATAGGCCTAAGCCAAATACGTAATATTGTTATTGCGATGGCTTTAGAGCAAATATTCACTTCTTCACATCAGGCGTTGCAACAGCAGTTAACTTGGCAGTGGCAACGCAATGTGCAAATTACCAGTATTGCAGTTGCCTGTTTAGCCTTTTATAACAGTCAGCATGGCCATAATAACTTGTCGTTAGATGTGCTAACACTAGTGGGCTTGGTACATAACATTGGTGCTTTAGCGCTTATAAATGAAGCTGAGCAGTTTCAAGATATCTTAGGTGAACCACGGTTTTTACAGCACGTTAGTCGTAAATTAGCGCCTAAAGTGAGCGAGAAAATCTTATCAAGCTGGCAGTTTGAAGAGCAATTTATTTATGTTGTAAAACACTGGGGTTTTATTAAGCCGGAAGCCGAACAGGCCGGTTATACTGACTTTATTCGCTTAGCAATGATTGCTAAAGATCAGTACGAGGATAAGGCATTACAGCAAAGACTTTTAGATTATTATGTGGCGCAGAAATTAGTACCCAGTGATAAATTTATGCAACAGCCCGAAATTAATACCGTTTATCAGAATATTCGGGCTGTGTTTATTTAA
- a CDS encoding recombination-associated protein RdgC, giving the protein MWFKNVRVYTLSAPLTTDLAVWEQALSEFKFTPLSAQEAVKVGFSFPLHTSIQHYSHACQEIIFFALKRQEKILPAAVINEEMQPKIEAMEQEKGRSLSRKEKQSLKEELQLALLPRAFSRSSLTQGYYDPSNQWLVINSSSASKAEDVLALLRKALGSLPALPWLDNHKLTQQLQFWLQNKELPKGFEQGADVELKAPDEGGAKVKFSNHLLTTEDVQTHLEDKLVTSISLQQPDGLSLQITDDGGIKKLKFHDLLTAENDELGWDDLVARLDADLILMTSALNQALLNIRQQIGSENTD; this is encoded by the coding sequence ATGTGGTTTAAAAATGTTCGTGTTTATACACTTAGTGCTCCGTTAACGACTGATTTAGCCGTTTGGGAACAAGCACTGTCCGAGTTTAAATTTACCCCGTTATCAGCGCAAGAAGCCGTTAAAGTTGGTTTTAGCTTCCCATTACATACCAGCATTCAACACTATAGTCATGCCTGCCAAGAAATTATATTTTTCGCTTTAAAGCGCCAAGAAAAAATTCTTCCTGCAGCAGTGATTAATGAAGAAATGCAGCCGAAAATTGAGGCTATGGAGCAGGAAAAAGGTCGTTCGCTAAGCCGCAAAGAAAAACAAAGTTTAAAAGAAGAATTACAACTAGCCTTGTTACCCAGAGCCTTTAGCCGCTCGTCTTTGACCCAAGGTTATTATGATCCTAGCAATCAGTGGTTAGTTATTAATAGCAGTAGCGCCAGTAAAGCAGAAGATGTGCTTGCCTTGCTGCGTAAAGCGTTAGGCTCCTTGCCTGCTTTACCTTGGTTAGATAACCATAAGCTGACTCAGCAATTGCAGTTTTGGTTACAAAATAAAGAGTTACCTAAAGGCTTTGAACAAGGTGCCGATGTTGAACTTAAAGCCCCTGACGAAGGTGGCGCTAAAGTGAAATTTTCAAATCACCTATTAACCACTGAAGACGTGCAAACGCACTTAGAAGATAAGTTAGTCACCAGTATCAGTTTACAACAACCTGATGGCCTATCCTTACAAATTACCGATGATGGTGGCATTAAAAAGCTTAAGTTTCATGATTTACTCACCGCAGAAAATGATGAATTAGGCTGGGATGATTTAGTTGCACGGCTAGATGCTGATTTAATATTAATGACTTCAGCATTGAATCAAGCATTACTGAATATTCGTCAGCAGATAGGAAGCGAAAATACAGATTAG